Proteins encoded within one genomic window of Brachybacterium sp. P6-10-X1:
- a CDS encoding glycosyl hydrolase: MSSPASAFSSAPRFGVNYTPRAGWFHSWLDLDADAVGEDLQAIASLGADHVRIFPLWPLLQPNRTLIRPRGIADVRTVVDVAAAVGLDVVVDAIQGHLSSFDFIPSWLATWHRRNMFTDPEVVTATAEMVRSLAAGVADAPNLLGLTLGNEVNQFSASNHPDPDVTSVTEAASWTSTLLEAAREGAPAGMHTVANYDAAWFMDDHAFTPDQSARLGDATVVHSWIFDGTGQRYGARSYEVAHRTEYYLELARAFSPTPQRPLWLQEVGAPRSLLAEDEVPWFVRSTIENSLSCPELWGVTWWCSHDVSRSLADFPPLEHTLGLFDEHGRIKNAGEAFRDAVAAARETAPPALRGRAIEFPVGADALLDRSAAAPGGSVFEAWMDASRAGERPTVQVVRDRAEVVAGDTRTGGAAATRV, from the coding sequence ATGTCTTCCCCCGCCTCCGCTTTCTCCTCGGCCCCGCGCTTCGGCGTGAACTACACGCCTCGCGCCGGATGGTTCCACTCCTGGCTCGACCTCGATGCGGATGCGGTCGGCGAGGACCTCCAGGCGATCGCCTCCCTCGGAGCGGACCACGTGCGGATCTTCCCGCTGTGGCCGCTGCTGCAGCCCAATCGCACGCTGATCCGGCCCCGAGGGATCGCGGACGTGCGCACCGTGGTGGACGTTGCCGCCGCAGTCGGGCTCGACGTCGTGGTCGACGCGATCCAGGGCCACCTCTCGAGCTTCGACTTCATCCCCAGCTGGCTGGCCACCTGGCACCGTCGCAACATGTTCACCGACCCCGAGGTGGTAACCGCGACCGCCGAGATGGTGCGATCCCTGGCCGCCGGCGTCGCGGACGCCCCGAACCTCCTGGGGCTCACCCTGGGCAACGAGGTCAACCAGTTCTCGGCCTCCAATCACCCAGACCCGGACGTCACCTCGGTCACCGAGGCCGCGAGCTGGACGAGCACCCTGCTGGAGGCCGCACGGGAGGGAGCGCCGGCGGGCATGCACACCGTCGCCAACTACGACGCCGCATGGTTCATGGACGATCACGCCTTCACCCCGGACCAGTCCGCACGGCTCGGCGATGCCACCGTGGTCCACTCCTGGATCTTCGACGGCACCGGCCAGCGCTACGGGGCCCGCTCCTACGAGGTCGCCCACCGCACCGAGTACTACCTGGAGCTCGCCCGCGCCTTCTCCCCCACCCCGCAGCGGCCGCTGTGGCTGCAGGAGGTCGGCGCGCCCCGCAGCCTCCTCGCCGAGGACGAGGTGCCCTGGTTCGTGCGCAGCACGATCGAGAACTCGCTGTCGTGCCCCGAGCTGTGGGGCGTGACCTGGTGGTGCTCCCACGACGTCTCCCGCTCCTTGGCCGACTTCCCGCCGCTGGAACACACCCTGGGGCTGTTCGACGAGCACGGCAGGATCAAGAACGCCGGCGAGGCCTTCCGCGACGCGGTCGCCGCAGCCCGCGAGACCGCTCCCCCGGCGCTCCGTGGTCGGGCGATCGAGTTCCCGGTGGGCGCGGACGCACTCCTGGATCGCAGCGCCGCGGCGCCGGGCGGATCAGTGTTCGAGGCCTGGATGGATGCCTCCCGCGCCGGAGAGCGCCCGACGGTGCAGGTGGTGCGGGATCGCGCCGAGGTCGTGGCCGGGGACACCCGCACGGGCGGCGCGGCGGCGACACGGGTGTGA
- the xerC gene encoding tyrosine recombinase XerC produces MARRALARGEFGDVKLSGLIDGRWVKEETVKAEKLKPSKWKAVVLYQDGKSKRPRPITAEDTSKERARTRITKRMEQEESKSAAPELGKRTLEEGVKAYLANLEAGKPKRSPSTVRTYRQVINAYVLRPTSLVKGMQVADITPLDLMQEAQGLAEEGMVSHVHHCKAIWSAVFREAVMSGAVSVNPVRLMEPLELEKPEVRTHGNGARHEKDRVLSPEESSVIFRKVYEDEDAVRKGIADLILLGMSQGLRIAEAVSIRWEDLDLDSEKPTLTVAGTLQPVKGRGILWHDSPKSDASRRTIPLMGQEVLDMLRRRREERTAMPKHHDSKVQEIRDTHVFLSPKGRVPNVDNINKDVRTALDGAGFPWLTYHGFRHTVSVRMKAAGVPPIVAGRFLGHTEAVSMKSYSDRNSEPMAVLGVADQLALPGAVPAPVPA; encoded by the coding sequence ATGGCACGTAGGGCGCTGGCGCGAGGAGAGTTCGGAGACGTCAAGCTCTCCGGCCTGATAGATGGCCGATGGGTCAAGGAGGAGACGGTCAAGGCGGAGAAGCTGAAGCCGTCGAAGTGGAAGGCTGTCGTGCTGTACCAGGACGGCAAGTCCAAGCGTCCGCGTCCGATCACTGCGGAGGACACCTCGAAGGAGCGCGCTCGCACGAGGATCACGAAGCGCATGGAGCAGGAGGAATCGAAGTCGGCCGCGCCGGAGCTGGGCAAGCGGACGCTCGAGGAGGGCGTCAAGGCCTATCTCGCCAACCTCGAGGCCGGAAAGCCGAAGCGCTCGCCGTCGACCGTGCGCACCTATCGTCAGGTCATCAATGCGTACGTGCTGCGTCCCACCTCACTCGTCAAGGGCATGCAGGTCGCCGACATCACGCCGCTGGATCTGATGCAGGAAGCGCAGGGACTTGCCGAGGAGGGCATGGTCTCTCACGTCCACCACTGCAAGGCCATCTGGTCGGCAGTGTTCCGCGAAGCCGTCATGTCCGGTGCCGTCAGCGTGAACCCCGTTCGTCTCATGGAGCCGCTGGAGCTGGAGAAGCCGGAAGTGCGGACGCACGGCAACGGGGCGCGGCATGAGAAGGATCGGGTGCTCTCGCCGGAGGAGTCCTCCGTCATCTTCCGCAAGGTCTACGAGGACGAGGACGCCGTGCGGAAGGGCATCGCCGATCTGATCCTGCTGGGGATGAGTCAAGGTCTGCGCATCGCTGAAGCCGTCTCGATCCGCTGGGAGGACCTCGATCTCGATTCCGAGAAGCCGACGCTCACCGTCGCCGGGACCCTCCAGCCCGTCAAGGGTCGAGGGATCCTCTGGCACGACTCCCCGAAGTCCGACGCCTCACGGCGGACCATTCCCCTGATGGGCCAGGAGGTGCTGGACATGCTGCGCCGTCGCCGGGAGGAGCGGACCGCGATGCCGAAGCACCACGACTCGAAGGTGCAGGAGATCCGGGACACTCACGTCTTCCTTTCGCCCAAGGGCCGCGTGCCGAACGTCGACAACATCAACAAGGACGTGCGGACGGCGCTGGACGGCGCAGGCTTCCCGTGGCTGACGTACCACGGCTTCCGGCACACCGTCTCTGTGCGGATGAAGGCGGCGGGCGTGCCGCCCATCGTCGCCGGGCGCTTCCTGGGTCACACCGAAGCCGTCAGCATGAAGTCCTACTCCGACCGGAACAGTGAGCCCATGGCCGTCCTGGGTGTCGCCGATCAGCTCGCCCTACCGGGTGCCGTTCCTGCGCCCGTTCCGGCCTGA
- a CDS encoding IS3 family transposase (programmed frameshift), with protein sequence MPKKFSPELRDRAVRMVYDRQALEGGPRSESIRAVAPQLGVGMETLRIWCNRYGPAEPSAGPAESLEEENRRLRRELAESRRANEILKAASVFFAKGTRPPHDEMIAFIDRHRDHFGVEAICRVLGATERGFLTSRGYRAAKQRPASARAVRDEVLVEEIRRIHAENYGVYGYRKMHHAMRRAGWEVGRDQTARLMKAAGLCGIRRGRKVFTTSPAGGLDRRPDLVERNFTAAGPNQLWVADITYVRIPSGFCYTAFITDVFTRRIVGWAVATSLRTEALPLQALEQALQTSPAEASRTGLIHHSDRGSNYVSLAYSDALITAGVQASVGSVGDSYDNALAETVNGLYKAELIHRRRTWPSATPVEIATLDWVTWWNTKRLHEALDYRTPAEVEASYTHPTTTAPATV encoded by the exons ATGCCCAAGAAGTTCAGTCCGGAGCTGCGTGACCGTGCCGTGCGCATGGTCTACGACCGCCAGGCACTCGAAGGTGGCCCACGATCGGAGTCGATCCGTGCTGTCGCGCCCCAACTCGGCGTTGGCATGGAGACGCTGAGGATCTGGTGCAACCGCTACGGGCCAGCCGAGCCCTCGGCCGGCCCCGCGGAGTCTCTCGAGGAGGAGAACCGCAGACTGCGTCGAGAGCTCGCCGAGTCCCGGCGGGCCAACGAGATCCTCAAGGCCGCCTCCGTGTTTTTCGCCA AGGGAACTCGACCACCCCACGACGAAATGATCGCCTTCATCGATAGGCATCGCGATCACTTCGGGGTCGAGGCCATCTGCCGCGTCCTGGGCGCGACGGAACGTGGGTTCCTCACCTCTCGCGGATACCGTGCCGCGAAGCAGCGCCCGGCATCGGCCAGAGCGGTCCGTGACGAGGTGCTCGTCGAAGAGATCCGTCGGATTCATGCCGAGAACTACGGCGTCTACGGGTATCGGAAGATGCATCACGCGATGCGCCGTGCCGGATGGGAAGTCGGCCGCGACCAGACCGCTCGGCTGATGAAAGCTGCTGGTCTGTGCGGGATACGCCGTGGTCGAAAGGTGTTCACGACGAGCCCTGCTGGTGGCCTGGACCGTCGTCCTGATCTGGTCGAGCGGAACTTCACGGCTGCCGGACCGAATCAGCTCTGGGTCGCTGACATCACCTACGTCCGGATCCCGTCCGGGTTCTGCTACACCGCGTTCATCACGGACGTTTTCACGCGAAGGATCGTCGGCTGGGCAGTGGCCACCAGCCTCCGCACTGAGGCACTGCCACTGCAGGCTCTCGAGCAGGCCCTCCAGACCTCCCCGGCAGAAGCGTCTCGGACTGGGCTGATCCATCACAGCGATAGGGGCAGCAACTACGTCTCGCTGGCCTACTCCGATGCGCTGATCACCGCCGGAGTCCAGGCCTCGGTCGGATCCGTCGGAGACAGCTACGACAACGCCCTGGCTGAGACCGTCAACGGCCTCTACAAAGCCGAGCTCATCCACCGACGCCGCACCTGGCCCTCAGCGACCCCCGTCGAGATCGCCACTCTGGACTGGGTCACCTGGTGGAACACGAAGCGCCTGCACGAAGCACTCGACTATCGCACCCCGGCCGAAGTCGAAGCGTCCTACACTCACCCCACGACGACCGCGCCCGCGACCGTCTAA
- a CDS encoding AlpA family transcriptional regulator, whose protein sequence is MTVTFNSGTVADSPAVYLKPKRVEAEYGIPVGTLANLRWKGTGPRYVTAGRSILYARADIEAWLEAQAVEPVAAGR, encoded by the coding sequence ATGACCGTCACATTCAACTCCGGCACCGTTGCCGATTCCCCCGCCGTCTACCTGAAGCCGAAGCGGGTCGAGGCCGAGTACGGCATCCCCGTTGGCACCCTGGCCAACCTTCGATGGAAGGGCACCGGTCCCCGTTATGTGACGGCAGGGCGATCAATCCTCTACGCCCGTGCGGACATCGAGGCGTGGCTGGAGGCTCAGGCCGTCGAGCCCGTGGCGGCCGGACGATGA
- a CDS encoding tyrosine-type recombinase/integrase, whose translation MLLRSRTGRRINELNSIRWADVDLDSDPASVTISGLVMRRKGEGLKWEPMLENALSYRTLPMTPAAVEVLKRRRALRKELVRLRSATDSACEFVSPTPRRLGMPDHDAMKKSLRRTFDAAGFPDMTLHSIRQVVKRRLEEAGLSRAKGSH comes from the coding sequence TTGCTCTTGCGGTCGAGAACGGGACGCCGCATCAACGAACTCAACTCGATCCGATGGGCGGATGTGGATCTCGACTCCGATCCCGCGAGCGTCACCATCTCCGGCCTGGTGATGCGACGCAAGGGCGAGGGACTGAAATGGGAACCCATGCTCGAGAACGCTCTGTCGTATCGGACTCTGCCGATGACGCCTGCCGCGGTGGAGGTCCTCAAGAGGAGACGGGCGCTCCGCAAGGAGCTCGTCCGCCTGAGGTCGGCGACCGACAGTGCGTGCGAGTTCGTCTCCCCGACTCCGCGCAGACTCGGGATGCCGGATCATGACGCGATGAAGAAGTCCTTGCGACGTACGTTCGATGCGGCCGGGTTCCCGGACATGACGTTGCACTCGATCAGGCAAGTAGTGAAGCGCCGGCTCGAGGAGGCAGGCTTGTCGCGGGCCAAGGGCTCGCATTGA
- a CDS encoding Lsr2 family protein, with the protein MDRFPLHTPPRRRRTSTVTIALDGVRYEIDLNDENASELRSKFSKWTSPARRVGGRAKRGTGKRNETKLIRDWAVHNGYDVSDRGLTPATVREAYEKAI; encoded by the coding sequence GTGGACCGGTTTCCCCTTCACACCCCGCCCCGTCGACGTCGGACCAGTACGGTCACTATCGCACTGGACGGTGTCCGTTACGAGATCGACTTGAACGACGAGAACGCATCCGAGCTGCGCTCGAAATTCTCGAAGTGGACGTCACCCGCTCGGCGCGTCGGGGGCCGCGCTAAGCGCGGAACGGGCAAGAGGAACGAGACGAAGCTGATCCGCGACTGGGCGGTGCATAATGGATACGATGTCTCCGATCGCGGACTTACCCCCGCCACGGTTCGGGAGGCATACGAGAAGGCTATCTAA
- a CDS encoding alpha/beta fold hydrolase, whose amino-acid sequence MTELSWTINTDNRGALSIGTGPPLMLAHGAGGGVKGNFAALATHLASSRHLLGLDYPGSGNRPLSDRRLILESLADELVAVGSSAGFSSFPIVGLSLGAAVAVTAASRHPERVSALVLTAGFSRADAQLLDNIALFEALGSSPDPTARARLIFQSCFAPDMMNDLSRHKHEQIVDAMAGTIPSGASAQYRLSMDLDISTVVESLRIPVLVIVAGQDRMVLPSTSRHLADLIEGAELRDYENAGHAFAGTEVEEWARDIGGFLARHRL is encoded by the coding sequence ATGACAGAACTCTCCTGGACGATCAACACAGACAATCGCGGAGCTCTATCAATAGGAACGGGGCCGCCGCTGATGCTTGCCCATGGGGCAGGTGGAGGAGTTAAAGGGAACTTCGCCGCCTTAGCAACCCACTTGGCGAGTTCCCGCCATCTCCTCGGTCTGGACTATCCAGGTTCTGGGAACCGTCCGCTGTCCGACCGCCGGCTGATCCTAGAATCGCTCGCCGACGAACTGGTGGCCGTCGGAAGTTCCGCAGGATTCTCCAGCTTTCCGATAGTGGGGCTAAGCCTCGGTGCTGCTGTCGCAGTGACAGCTGCGTCGCGCCACCCCGAGCGAGTTTCCGCATTGGTGCTCACCGCCGGATTTTCCCGAGCTGACGCTCAATTGTTGGACAACATCGCGCTGTTCGAGGCTCTTGGATCATCGCCGGACCCGACAGCCCGCGCCAGACTTATTTTCCAGTCATGCTTCGCACCAGACATGATGAACGACCTCTCCCGGCACAAGCATGAACAGATAGTCGATGCTATGGCGGGAACGATCCCTTCCGGCGCGAGTGCCCAATATCGACTTTCAATGGATCTCGACATCTCGACGGTTGTCGAATCTTTGAGGATTCCTGTGCTTGTGATTGTTGCGGGACAAGACCGCATGGTTCTGCCGTCGACGTCCCGCCATTTAGCTGACCTGATCGAGGGAGCTGAGCTACGTGATTATGAAAACGCTGGTCACGCGTTCGCTGGGACCGAGGTTGAGGAATGGGCTAGAGACATAGGCGGATTTCTTGCAAGGCATCGACTGTGA
- a CDS encoding TetR/AcrR family transcriptional regulator: MRADARANRDSIIEAALEMYRARGGFDVSLRAIAQRAEVGVATMHRHFPDREKLIMTVVGRLHKSTMAIVEESLARWDGDPEAAWRDATHRLAAMGIAPLASSGSDFAAAEGRAEDFLQGMRERDLRPIERLLEKAAAEGFAPADLEPHRFVAGIIALSRPLPDLTAKLLPDQTDWMIDVHIAGLRLMADR, translated from the coding sequence ATGAGGGCAGACGCCAGGGCCAATCGCGACAGCATCATCGAGGCGGCGCTCGAGATGTACCGGGCGCGGGGCGGCTTCGACGTCTCGCTCCGCGCCATCGCTCAGCGCGCGGAGGTGGGGGTGGCGACGATGCACCGCCACTTCCCGGATCGCGAGAAGCTCATCATGACCGTGGTCGGGCGGCTCCACAAGAGCACGATGGCCATCGTCGAGGAGTCCCTCGCCCGGTGGGACGGCGATCCGGAAGCGGCCTGGAGGGACGCCACCCATCGCCTCGCCGCGATGGGCATTGCCCCGCTGGCGTCGAGCGGATCGGACTTCGCCGCCGCCGAGGGCCGCGCGGAAGACTTCCTGCAGGGGATGCGAGAGAGAGACCTGAGACCGATCGAGCGGCTCCTCGAAAAGGCCGCCGCGGAGGGCTTCGCGCCCGCCGACCTCGAGCCCCATCGATTCGTGGCCGGCATCATCGCCCTGTCCCGACCCTTGCCCGATCTGACCGCGAAGCTGCTGCCCGACCAGACCGACTGGATGATCGATGTCCATATCGCCGGGCTGCGATTGATGGCCGACCGGTGA
- a CDS encoding NAD(P)/FAD-dependent oxidoreductase, with translation MSELIGGHRGTDRRDRVPVAIVGGGPVGLSLALGLAHHGVRSVLVEKKVRTDARSRAPGIHLRTREILRRWGVEERLLAEGTLRESVELHTRSGRSLVSIDYSILDSEADRPGVLFLEQAQTEQVLLDAVRASGLCEVRFATEAVELEQDAERAVLTCRDGESLRTVEADFVVGCDGAKSFTRRALCLPFEGSTYSIRAMLVDLRVDDDRDALPWPRIWNGSGGLTVAAHLPDGAWRLMHMERGRPDHDEEVGKPEVEQHMRRTLGAGAFEVEWASQFRLHQRAAPTYRVGRALLAGDAAHVHSPAGGLGMNAGIQDAHNLCWKLVTALHGGDAERLLASYDVERRSVTAKDVTRQADLMTRGFLQTPAALRMPLFWAVRRMLAVAPIRRALLRRMTMIALAYDKSPLLRPGCSAVGARLPNPLIARADGSRARLYDIASDEPFLIHVADRRREAVDTPLEVIRVGVDGYDEPAGLLRRITGGQEGYILVRPDLHIAWVGQDHDDLDEIVQMALGTHPSAIIEPVGQQGRAR, from the coding sequence GTGTCCGAACTCATCGGTGGCCACCGAGGAACCGACCGGCGCGACAGGGTCCCCGTCGCCATCGTCGGCGGCGGCCCCGTCGGGCTCTCGCTGGCGCTCGGCCTCGCGCATCACGGTGTGCGGTCGGTCCTGGTCGAGAAGAAGGTACGGACGGACGCGCGCTCCCGGGCGCCGGGAATTCATCTGCGCACGCGCGAGATCCTCCGCCGATGGGGCGTCGAGGAGAGACTCCTGGCGGAGGGGACCTTGCGCGAGAGCGTCGAGCTCCATACGCGGTCCGGGCGGTCCTTGGTGTCGATCGACTACTCGATCCTGGACTCGGAGGCCGATCGTCCGGGGGTGCTGTTCCTCGAGCAGGCGCAGACCGAGCAAGTGTTGCTTGACGCGGTGCGAGCCAGCGGACTGTGCGAGGTCCGGTTCGCCACCGAGGCGGTCGAGCTCGAACAGGACGCCGAGCGTGCGGTGCTCACCTGCCGCGACGGCGAGTCCCTCCGAACGGTCGAGGCCGACTTCGTCGTCGGCTGCGACGGCGCGAAAAGCTTCACGCGCAGAGCGCTTTGCCTGCCGTTCGAGGGCTCCACCTATTCGATCCGGGCGATGCTCGTGGATCTCCGCGTCGACGACGACCGCGACGCGCTCCCCTGGCCCCGCATCTGGAACGGGTCCGGTGGGCTGACCGTGGCGGCACACCTCCCCGACGGCGCGTGGCGTCTCATGCACATGGAAAGAGGACGGCCCGACCACGACGAGGAGGTCGGCAAGCCGGAGGTCGAGCAGCACATGAGGCGGACGCTCGGCGCCGGCGCGTTTGAGGTCGAGTGGGCGAGCCAGTTCCGGCTCCACCAGCGGGCGGCACCGACATACAGAGTCGGACGCGCCCTGCTGGCCGGGGACGCCGCGCACGTCCACAGCCCTGCGGGTGGCCTCGGGATGAACGCCGGCATCCAGGATGCGCACAACCTCTGCTGGAAGCTGGTCACAGCGTTGCACGGCGGCGACGCGGAGAGGCTACTTGCCTCGTACGACGTCGAGCGCCGCTCTGTCACAGCCAAGGACGTGACGCGCCAGGCCGACCTCATGACTCGGGGCTTCCTGCAGACCCCGGCGGCACTGCGCATGCCCCTGTTCTGGGCGGTGCGACGGATGCTCGCCGTCGCGCCGATCCGCAGGGCGCTGCTTCGACGCATGACCATGATCGCGCTTGCCTACGACAAGTCTCCTCTCCTGCGGCCGGGCTGCTCTGCAGTCGGCGCACGCCTGCCCAACCCCCTGATCGCACGCGCCGACGGCAGTCGGGCCCGGCTCTACGACATAGCGTCGGACGAGCCGTTCCTGATCCACGTCGCCGACCGGAGACGCGAGGCAGTTGACACGCCGCTGGAGGTGATCCGAGTCGGCGTCGACGGGTATGACGAGCCTGCCGGACTCCTGCGGCGGATCACAGGAGGTCAAGAGGGATACATCCTCGTGCGCCCCGACCTCCACATCGCATGGGTCGGGCAGGACCACGACGACCTTGACGAGATCGTCCAGATGGCTCTAGGTACGCACCCGAGCGCAATCATCGAACCGGTCGGACAGCAAGGAAGAGCACGATGA
- a CDS encoding SDR family oxidoreductase has translation MTFRDQVVVVTGGGGGIGRAMVLDLLGCGAQVAALDIRQDGLEEITNLAAAGGRLSTHAVDVSDRAGVQGVAEQVLARHGSIDGVIHNAGIIQPFARFVDLDYEAIDKVVAVNMYGTVHVAKAFLPHLMTRPEARFAVVSSAASFLPLTGQGIYGATKAAVKLFTEGLRAELSETGVSVSVVIPGSVATDIASNSGVDMGSRFESDSRRSSATTAEAAARIALDGIEARRMHVLVGRDAGLLNFASRIAPKLTTRLVAKRLNQLLP, from the coding sequence ATGACATTTCGAGACCAAGTAGTCGTCGTCACAGGAGGAGGGGGTGGGATCGGTCGTGCAATGGTCCTCGACCTGCTGGGTTGCGGCGCGCAGGTCGCTGCCCTGGACATCCGCCAGGACGGTCTCGAGGAGATCACCAACCTGGCCGCGGCCGGTGGCCGTCTGTCGACCCATGCCGTCGACGTGAGTGACAGAGCCGGGGTGCAGGGCGTGGCGGAACAAGTGCTCGCCCGGCACGGATCGATCGACGGAGTCATCCATAACGCCGGCATCATCCAGCCGTTTGCGCGTTTCGTCGACCTCGACTACGAGGCGATCGACAAGGTCGTAGCCGTCAACATGTACGGGACGGTCCACGTGGCCAAGGCGTTCCTGCCCCACCTCATGACGAGGCCCGAGGCCCGCTTCGCCGTCGTCTCCAGTGCGGCGTCGTTCCTCCCGCTCACCGGACAGGGCATCTACGGCGCTACGAAAGCTGCCGTCAAACTGTTCACCGAAGGGCTTCGGGCCGAGCTCTCGGAGACCGGCGTGAGCGTGTCGGTCGTGATCCCGGGTTCCGTAGCGACAGACATAGCATCCAACTCGGGGGTGGACATGGGCTCGCGCTTCGAGTCCGACAGCAGGCGTTCCTCGGCGACCACCGCTGAAGCGGCCGCCCGAATCGCACTCGATGGCATCGAAGCCCGTCGCATGCACGTGCTTGTCGGCCGCGACGCCGGCCTCCTGAATTTCGCCAGCCGCATTGCTCCGAAGCTCACCACTCGCCTCGTCGCCAAGCGGCTCAACCAGCTGTTGCCCTGA
- a CDS encoding EthD family reductase — translation MIRVTFLYSKTDESTFDMDYYTSTHMPMLAAALGDDCRSWGADKITRGPYEAIGWALVSSTEAFDAATENGDISADVANYSNVRPDVVVGDVVR, via the coding sequence ATGATCCGGGTGACGTTCCTCTATTCGAAGACCGACGAGTCGACGTTTGACATGGACTACTACACGTCGACGCACATGCCGATGCTCGCCGCCGCGCTCGGCGACGACTGTCGGAGTTGGGGCGCTGACAAGATCACCCGCGGCCCGTACGAGGCCATTGGATGGGCGCTCGTGTCGAGCACCGAAGCGTTCGACGCAGCAACCGAGAACGGCGACATCAGTGCAGACGTCGCCAACTACTCGAACGTGCGCCCCGACGTGGTCGTGGGAGATGTTGTCAGATAA
- a CDS encoding metalloregulator ArsR/SmtB family transcription factor has product MEADMVFKALADTGRRRLLDMLHERSGLTLGDLCEGMDMRRQSVSQHLDLLEAAGLVTSVREGRRKLHYLNPVPIHEIQHRWIWKFEESQLAALSAIKQRAEEYAMTASTTETVPDYIYTTYIRATPEQVWHALTDRDLSGRFWGHSQVSDWQIGSRVDHVRVDGSGIADASGRVIEFDRPRRLVFGFDDPQRFDDSTLEPSVVAFEIEPGSDIIKLTVTHTSLTSMDELHGVGQGWPAVLANLKTLMETGDVLPQEPWEFHAEDRASHMAKNG; this is encoded by the coding sequence ATGGAAGCGGACATGGTGTTCAAGGCACTCGCCGATACCGGTCGGCGTCGGCTCCTCGACATGCTGCACGAGCGGTCGGGCCTGACGTTGGGCGATCTCTGTGAGGGTATGGACATGCGCCGTCAGTCGGTCAGCCAGCATCTGGACCTGTTGGAAGCAGCGGGGCTTGTGACATCGGTGCGTGAGGGGCGGCGAAAGCTGCACTACCTGAACCCCGTGCCCATCCATGAGATCCAGCATCGTTGGATCTGGAAGTTCGAGGAGTCGCAACTCGCGGCCCTCTCTGCCATCAAGCAACGTGCCGAGGAGTACGCGATGACTGCATCAACGACGGAGACAGTGCCCGACTACATCTATACCACCTACATCCGAGCTACGCCTGAACAGGTCTGGCACGCACTTACCGATCGTGATCTGTCCGGCCGATTCTGGGGACACTCGCAGGTCTCCGACTGGCAGATCGGAAGCAGGGTCGATCACGTCCGCGTCGACGGCTCAGGGATCGCTGACGCCTCCGGGCGGGTTATCGAGTTCGATCGTCCCCGCCGCCTCGTCTTCGGTTTCGATGACCCTCAGCGCTTCGACGACTCGACGCTTGAGCCGAGCGTGGTCGCATTCGAGATAGAGCCGGGCAGCGACATCATCAAACTCACCGTCACCCATACCTCGCTGACGAGCATGGACGAGCTCCATGGCGTCGGGCAGGGGTGGCCCGCAGTGCTGGCCAACCTCAAGACGCTGATGGAAACGGGCGATGTGCTACCGCAAGAACCATGGGAGTTTCATGCAGAGGACCGTGCCTCGCACATGGCGAAGAACGGGTAA
- a CDS encoding MarR family winged helix-turn-helix transcriptional regulator, with the protein MTDDDWLSEREGQAWRGFLALRAVLDLQIGRDLATDSGLSEADYHVLATLSVAAQGRLRLTELGEGMLWSTSRTAHQVSRMQRRGLVRKTNLPDNARAAVITLTDVGTTVIQAAAPHHVASVRRHLIDHLSGDQLDALAEAGKAVAANNRSAPVQGRDRAPKG; encoded by the coding sequence ATGACAGACGACGACTGGCTGTCCGAGCGCGAGGGCCAAGCCTGGCGCGGCTTCCTCGCGCTGCGCGCCGTCCTGGATCTGCAGATCGGCCGGGACCTGGCCACTGACAGCGGGCTGTCCGAGGCTGACTATCACGTGTTGGCGACCCTTTCGGTTGCCGCGCAGGGGCGGCTTCGGCTGACGGAGCTCGGTGAGGGCATGCTCTGGTCGACCAGTCGCACGGCGCACCAAGTCTCCCGCATGCAGCGCCGCGGACTGGTGCGCAAGACGAACCTGCCCGACAACGCCCGGGCAGCCGTCATCACGCTTACCGACGTCGGGACGACCGTGATCCAGGCTGCGGCGCCCCACCACGTCGCCTCGGTGCGCCGTCACTTGATTGATCACCTCAGCGGCGACCAGCTCGATGCCCTGGCGGAGGCGGGAAAGGCCGTGGCGGCGAACAATCGCTCAGCTCCGGTCCAGGGTCGAGACCGAGCGCCCAAGGGCTGA